The Dioscorea cayenensis subsp. rotundata cultivar TDr96_F1 chromosome 7, TDr96_F1_v2_PseudoChromosome.rev07_lg8_w22 25.fasta, whole genome shotgun sequence genome includes a region encoding these proteins:
- the LOC120264342 gene encoding reticulon-like protein B1 has protein sequence MVEAVERGSFMEKINEKIHEYKESSSSDSEGEQPSFRKKRLFGRKEPVHAVLGGGKSADIVLWRNKQLSASILAGVTVLWLLFECMGYHLLTFVSHSLILALAVSFIWSNAAAFLNRAPPKFPEVMLSEELFLSIAHTIRYEINEAFATFQYVASGKDLKKFLMVIAGLWIVSVVGNWFSFLTLSYIVFVLLYTLPALYENYEDQVDTAAEKAMVEINKKYAILDAKFLQKIPRGPFADKKQQ, from the exons ATGGTGGAGGCTGTGGAGCGTGGATCTTTCATGGAGAAGATCAATGAGAAGATTCACGAGTACAAGGAGTCGTCTTCTTCGGATTCTGAAGGCGAGCAGCCGAGTTTCCggaagaagcgcttgtttggGAGAAAGGAGCCTGTGCATGCTGTTCTCGGAGGGGGAAAGT CTGCTGATATTGTATTGTGGAGAAATAAGCAGTTATCTGCAAGCATACTTGCTGGTGTGACCGTTCTCTGGCTTCTTTTTGAATGCATGGGCTACCACCTACTTACTTTTGTCAGCCATTCTCTTATACTAGCGCTGGCAGTGTCATTTATCTGGTCCAATGCAGCTGCATTCTTGAACAG AGCTCCACCAAAATTTCCAGAGGTTATGTTGTCTGAGGAGTTGTTTCTAAGCATAGCTCATACTATTAGATATGAAATCAATGAGGCTTTTGCAACCTTTCAGTATGTTGCTTCTGGAAAAGATTTGAAGAAATTCTTGATG GTCATTGCTGGCTTGTGGATTGTTTCTGTAGTCGGTAATTGGTTTAGTTTCCTAACTCTATCTTACATTG TTTTTGTTCTTCTCTACACATTGCCTGCACTCTATGAGAACTACGAAGATCAGGTCGACACCGCTGCTGAGAAGGCCATGGTCGAAATTAACAAGAAGTATGCAATTTTAGATGCCAAGTTTCTCCAGAAGATTCCTCGAGGACCATTTGCTGATAAGAAACAGCAATAA
- the LOC120264343 gene encoding LOW QUALITY PROTEIN: ycf54-like protein (The sequence of the model RefSeq protein was modified relative to this genomic sequence to represent the inferred CDS: deleted 1 base in 1 codon) — translation MVAPATLALGPCAALPPAATVAGKGFVFLPAAVAVDSDQSGSIQTEEKEKPMKYYFVVANAKFMLDEEEHFRELLFERLRLFGERDKEQDFWLVIEPKFLDKFPNITKRLNRPAVALVSTNGPWIT, via the exons ATGGTAGCTCCGGCGACGCTTGCCCTCGGCCCATGCGCCGCGCTTCCGCCGGCGGCGACCGTGGCTGGGAAG GGCTTTGTCTTTCTCCCCGCGGCCGTCGCTGTAGATTCAGATCAGTCTGGATCGATCCAGACTGAAGAGAAG GAGAAACCTATGAAATATTACTTTGTGGTGGCAAATGCAAAGTTCATGCTTGATGAGGAGGAGCATTTC AGGGAGCTGTTGTTTGAGAGGCTGAGACTCTTTGGTGAGAGAGACAAAGAACAAGATTTCTGGCTTGTCATTGAGCCCAAGTTCTTGGATAAGTTTCCAAACATCACCAAGAGATTGAATAGGCCTGCTGTTGCGCTCGTCTCCACCAATGGCCCTTGGATTACGTAA
- the LOC120264237 gene encoding probable calcium-binding protein CML27: MEGEKKPALLSRPSPSFRLRCASLNAVRLRRIFDLFDHNGDGEITVEELALALDRLGLGADLTDLRATIDGYIQPGHQGLAYEDFEKLHSALGEALFGQEVVGDDEAGVREEEDEDMEEAFKVFDEDGDGFISAAELQAVLAKLGLPEGKSMARVMEMICSVDRNHDGRVDFLEFKDMMRSIAVKSS, from the coding sequence ATGGAGGGAGAGAAGAAGCCGGCGCTGCTCTCCCGGCCATCGCCTTCGTTCCGGCTCCGCTGCGCGAGCCTCAACGCCGTGCGGCTCCGCCGCATCTTCGACCTCTTCGATCACAACGGCGACGGCGAGATCACCGTTGAGGAGCTCGCCCTAGCCTTAGATCGCCTAGGGCTCGGAGCCGACCTCACCGATCTCCGCGCCACCATCGATGGCTACATCCAACCAGGCCATCAAGGGCTTGCATACGAGGACTTCGAGAAGCTTCACTCGGCTCTCGGAGAAGCTCTGTTTGGGCAGGAAGTAGTCGGTGACGACGAAgcgggagtgagagaggaggaggatgaggataTGGAGGAGGCCTTCAAGGTGTTCGATGAGGATGGGGATGGGTTCATCTCTGCGGCGGAGTTGCAAGCGGTGCTGGCGAAATTAGGGTTGCCGGAGGGGAAGAGCATGGCGAGGGTGATGGAGATGATTTGCTCCGTTGATCGGAATCACGATGGACGGGTGGATTTTCTCGAGTTCAAGGATATGATGAGAAGCATCGCCGTCAAGAGCTCTTGA
- the LOC120264236 gene encoding uncharacterized protein LOC120264236 produces the protein MMAVSWEKRPAGEKAPEYLADAELFTIKIHYTIGTVETLAGFIDFCCPDLISRIELLSMCREFNLDVSECKMWWLDMTSDPSCLRKIRDDIDALTMASTVDSSKEVYVLVRIANSGQVKALNVPVEIDEEEEMSASDSGLEGLILGDNSKGNRHDADLEFHDSDYDFSNESNRDKVNTNETERVVVGIIGEPPRSVQEIDIESDYLESDEFQSCSSTDEDELISKRPKYSEFNDECDMRNPQFEIGMKFRSFKQFKEAVKNYGIRNRYVLKFKPNSQKRCKALCKKNCSFYLWASPMVKDSNTIQIKSGHLKHECARDHNNKHVNAEWITNAYLEQFRADPNWKVSGIIQAVKINQRG, from the exons ATGATGGCAGTGAGTTGGGAGAAACGGCCGGCGGGGGAGAAAGCTCCGGAGTATT tgGCAGATGCTGAGTTGTTCACAATTAAGATCCATTACACAATTGGTACTGTAGAAACATTGGCTGggtttattgatttttgttgtcCAGACCTAATATCAAGAATTGAGTTGTTAAGTATGTGTAGGGAATTCAATCTAGATGTCTCTGAATGCAAAATGTGGTGGTTAGATATGACTAGTGACCCTAGTTGCCTGAGGAAAATTAGAGATGACATTGATGCACTAACCATGGCAAGTACTGTAGACTCATCCAAGGAGGTATATGTGCTTGTCAGAATTGCAAACAGTGGACAAGTAAAAGCATTAAATGTACCCGTGGAaatagatgaagaagaggaaatgAGTGCATCAGACAGTGGTTTGGAGGGCTTAATACTTGGTGATAACAGTAAAGGGAATAGACATGATGCAGACTTAGAATTCCATGATTCTGACTATGATTTTAGCAATGAATCTAATAGAGATAAAGTAAACACCAATGAGACAGAAAGGGTAGTGGTTGGTATCATTGGGGAACCACCAAGATCAGTTCAGGAAATTGACATTGAATCAGATTATTTAGAGTCTGATGAATTCCAGTCCTGCAGTTCTACGGATGAGGATGAACTAATTAGCAAAAGGCCTAAATACTCAGAATTTAATGACGAGTGTGATATGAGAAATCCACAATTCGAAATAGGCATGAAGTTCAGGTCTTTTAAGCAATTCAAAGAAGCTGTTAAAAATTATGGCATTAGAAATAGATATGTCCTCAAGTTCAAACCCAATTCTCAAAAAAGATGTAAGGCCTTATGTAAGAAAAATTGTTCTTTCTACTTATGGGCCTCCCCTATGGTAAAGGACAGTAACACAATACAGATAAAATCTGGGCATTTGAAGCATGAGTGTGCAAGGGATCACAATAACAAGCATGTCAATGCAGAGTGGATAACTAATGCATATTTGGAACAATTTAGGGCTGACCCTAATTGGAAAGTGTCTGGCATTATCCAAGCAGTGAAGATCAACCAAAGAGGTTGA